One genomic window of Pseudomonadota bacterium includes the following:
- the recF gene encoding DNA replication and repair protein RecF (All proteins in this family for which functions are known are DNA-binding proteins that assist the filamentation of RecA onto DNA for the initiation of recombination or recombinational repair.) has product DTRIDPGPGFNLFCGDNGQGKSNLLEAVDYVACLRSFRGAGTADLIQRGRECATLAMSVQDNGPPRTQRVLLQRAHGRRLSVDGKRPRSRSAYFKGCQAVLFHPGDNQLVLGSPEGRRAFLDRILEQIDPTYASALTTYQRALRSRNRLLRQPPAARPAVQSYDPLLASAGAVLGASRALLVEALGAALEPSFRQISGDGLAISARYLPRVEPRVELLARALAEDFDKDTARGFTGRGPHADELELRLNDEPARHHASQGQQRTIVLALKLAELRYFETCTGRRPLLLLDDVSSELDPIRSQRFFGLLRELAGQVFVTTTRREYVQLGAEHRVYHVDAGVVSLVD; this is encoded by the coding sequence CCGATACGCGTATCGATCCCGGTCCTGGTTTCAATCTGTTCTGTGGCGACAACGGACAGGGTAAATCCAATCTGCTGGAGGCCGTGGACTACGTAGCCTGTCTCCGGAGCTTTCGGGGAGCGGGCACGGCCGACCTCATCCAACGGGGGCGGGAGTGCGCAACGCTCGCCATGAGCGTGCAGGACAACGGCCCGCCTCGTACCCAGCGTGTGCTGCTGCAACGGGCCCATGGGCGCAGGCTCAGTGTGGACGGAAAGCGACCGCGCAGCCGCTCCGCCTACTTCAAGGGCTGTCAGGCGGTGCTCTTTCACCCGGGGGACAACCAACTGGTGCTTGGGTCCCCGGAAGGACGCCGAGCCTTTCTGGATCGCATTCTGGAGCAGATCGATCCCACCTACGCGAGCGCGCTGACCACCTACCAGCGAGCATTGCGCAGCCGCAACCGCCTGTTGCGTCAGCCCCCGGCGGCGCGTCCGGCGGTCCAGTCCTACGATCCGTTGCTCGCGAGCGCGGGCGCGGTCTTGGGCGCCTCCCGAGCCCTGCTGGTGGAAGCGCTTGGAGCCGCGCTCGAGCCGTCCTTCAGGCAGATTTCGGGTGATGGTCTGGCCATCAGCGCTCGCTATCTGCCCCGTGTGGAGCCTCGTGTGGAGCTATTGGCTCGTGCGCTTGCCGAGGATTTCGACAAGGACACGGCGCGGGGTTTCACGGGTCGTGGGCCGCACGCAGACGAGCTCGAACTGCGACTGAACGACGAGCCCGCGCGGCACCATGCTTCTCAAGGGCAGCAGCGAACCATCGTTCTGGCTCTCAAGCTTGCCGAGCTGCGCTATTTTGAAACCTGCACCGGGCGGCGACCGTTGCTATTGCTGGACGATGTATCAAGCGAGCTGGATCCAATCCGTAGTCAGAGGTTCTTCGGCCTGCTTCGGGAGCTTGCAGGTCAGGTGTTCGTGACCACCACACGTCGCGAGTACGTGCAGCTCGGCGCCGAACATCGTGTCTACCACGTGGACGCTGGGGTGGTCAGCCTCGTAGACTAG
- a CDS encoding FliI/YscN family ATPase: MPLLCEDWRERLRSLDPVAVEGRIDAVVGLGLRAVMPEIRVGALVRVRRRAGEPLLAEVVGFQGDQALLLPFGETRGVGPDDRVELLQAPLEITFGDCLRGRVLDGLGRPIDGAGELRGVRWPVMRKPPAPLQRARIERPLALGIRAIDAFATVGEGQRVGVFAGSGVGKSTLLGQIARHADADVFVVCLVGERGRELREFLEDCLGATGAGRSVAVCATSDAPALLRVQAAYVATAVAEGFRDRGRRVVLLMDSLTRFARAAREVGLAAGEPPARRGFPPSVFAALPGLVERAGTASKGSITAFYAVLVEGGDLDEPVADEVRGIVDGHIVLSREIAARGRWPAVDVLVSLSRVMDRVVDPPHRRAAERVREHLAIYEAKRDLVLLGAYKPGSDPRLDRALERIEAIERFLRQRSDETTPYDQTRSALLELAGIEAS, encoded by the coding sequence GTGCCGCTGCTGTGCGAAGATTGGCGTGAGCGCTTGCGCTCGCTCGACCCGGTAGCTGTAGAGGGTCGGATCGATGCTGTCGTGGGTCTCGGCCTGCGCGCGGTCATGCCCGAGATCCGGGTGGGTGCCTTGGTCCGCGTGCGGCGCCGCGCTGGTGAGCCGCTGCTGGCGGAGGTGGTTGGTTTTCAGGGCGACCAGGCACTGCTGCTGCCGTTCGGCGAGACGCGCGGAGTCGGGCCCGATGACCGTGTCGAGCTCTTGCAAGCGCCGCTCGAGATCACCTTCGGGGATTGCCTGCGTGGCCGTGTCCTCGACGGGCTGGGCCGTCCCATCGACGGCGCCGGAGAGCTGCGCGGCGTGCGCTGGCCGGTCATGCGAAAGCCGCCCGCGCCGCTGCAACGTGCGCGCATCGAGCGGCCGCTGGCGCTAGGGATACGCGCGATCGATGCGTTCGCAACGGTAGGCGAGGGCCAGCGCGTGGGCGTGTTTGCCGGCAGCGGTGTGGGCAAGAGCACGCTGCTTGGCCAGATAGCGCGGCACGCGGACGCGGATGTGTTTGTTGTGTGCTTGGTCGGAGAGCGAGGCCGTGAGCTGCGCGAGTTCTTGGAGGATTGCCTGGGCGCGACCGGCGCCGGTCGCTCGGTAGCGGTATGCGCCACGAGCGACGCCCCCGCGCTGCTGCGCGTCCAAGCGGCCTACGTGGCCACTGCCGTGGCCGAAGGGTTCCGCGATCGGGGCCGCAGAGTAGTGCTGCTCATGGACAGCCTGACCCGTTTCGCTCGGGCGGCGCGCGAGGTAGGGCTTGCTGCCGGCGAACCGCCCGCTCGCCGTGGTTTCCCTCCCAGTGTGTTCGCGGCTCTGCCAGGGCTGGTCGAGCGGGCGGGCACCGCGAGCAAGGGCTCGATCACGGCCTTCTATGCAGTGCTCGTGGAAGGGGGCGACCTGGATGAGCCGGTCGCCGACGAAGTTCGCGGCATCGTCGATGGACACATCGTGCTCAGTCGGGAGATCGCAGCCAGAGGTCGCTGGCCGGCCGTGGACGTGCTGGTGAGCCTGTCCCGCGTCATGGATCGGGTGGTGGATCCGCCGCACCGAAGGGCAGCCGAGCGCGTGCGCGAGCATCTCGCGATCTACGAGGCCAAGCGCGACCTTGTGCTGCTCGGCGCCTACAAGCCGGGGAGCGATCCGAGGCTCGATCGGGCGCTCGAGCGTATCGAGGCCATCGAACGTTTTCTGAGGCAGCGCTCGGACGAGACAACCCCCTACGATCAGACCCGCTCCGCCCTACTCGAGCTAGCCGGGATAGAGGCGAGCTAA
- the dnaJ gene encoding molecular chaperone DnaJ — MASRDYYEVLGVDRTASTEDIKRAYRKLAIKHHPDHNPDDEGAEEAFKTASQAFSVLSDPDKRRHYDRVGAAAYERTSGSNRDQVDFGAISDILEGLIGDVFRMRRAGPRHRAPRNLRYELELTLEEAAKGVTKEIQLERQVICPHCSGSGAEPGTPLTECPACQGRGEIQFQRGFFSASRSCSACNGSGKRIQTACSECRAECTVQRTETMTVRVPAGIEHGAVRTLRGGGEQTLGGTGNLHVEVHLKKHPLFTREDANILCEIPISFAQAALGAHVDVPTLEGKLRMRVPAGTQPGTVFRLRGKGFPVFGGYGKGDQLVTVHLEVPAKLSERQARLVQQLAAELDAETHPRQQSFLEKLRTWLG; from the coding sequence ATGGCCTCCCGGGACTACTACGAGGTATTGGGTGTAGACCGAACCGCCTCCACCGAAGACATCAAGCGAGCCTATCGCAAGCTCGCCATAAAGCACCATCCCGATCACAATCCCGACGACGAAGGCGCAGAGGAAGCCTTCAAGACTGCGAGTCAAGCGTTTTCCGTGCTAAGCGATCCGGACAAGCGTCGCCACTACGACCGGGTCGGAGCCGCCGCCTACGAAAGAACCTCGGGATCCAACCGCGACCAGGTGGATTTCGGGGCAATCAGCGACATACTGGAAGGCTTGATCGGCGACGTGTTCCGAATGCGCCGAGCCGGACCGCGGCACAGGGCTCCGCGAAACCTTCGCTACGAGTTGGAGCTGACCCTGGAGGAAGCAGCCAAGGGCGTGACCAAGGAGATCCAGCTCGAGCGGCAGGTTATCTGCCCGCACTGCTCGGGAAGTGGAGCCGAGCCCGGTACGCCGCTCACCGAATGCCCGGCGTGTCAGGGCCGGGGCGAGATTCAGTTCCAGCGTGGCTTCTTCAGCGCCAGTCGTTCATGCAGCGCCTGCAACGGCAGCGGCAAACGCATCCAGACTGCCTGCAGCGAGTGCCGCGCAGAGTGCACCGTACAGCGCACTGAAACGATGACGGTGCGTGTGCCCGCCGGGATAGAACATGGCGCGGTGCGGACGCTGCGGGGCGGCGGCGAGCAGACGCTCGGCGGCACGGGCAACCTGCACGTCGAGGTGCATCTGAAAAAGCACCCGCTGTTTACCCGCGAAGATGCGAACATCCTGTGCGAGATACCCATCAGTTTCGCCCAGGCTGCGCTCGGCGCACACGTGGATGTGCCCACGCTCGAGGGCAAGCTGCGCATGAGAGTGCCTGCAGGCACACAGCCCGGCACGGTATTTCGGTTGCGAGGTAAGGGTTTCCCGGTCTTCGGTGGTTACGGCAAGGGGGACCAGCTGGTGACCGTGCATCTTGAGGTTCCAGCCAAGCTCAGCGAACGCCAGGCCCGCCTGGTTCAGCAGCTCGCTGCCGAGCTCGACGCCGAAACCCACCCAAGACAGCAGTCGTTCTTGGAAAAGCTACGCACCTGGCTCGGTTAG
- a CDS encoding RluA family pseudouridine synthase has translation MARNDQPGGDQASSLTVARDQAGLRLDVFIRERFPGCGRSRARALLRQGAVLLNDRRATAGQRLEAGDRVNFRRAPEQTAFEPQVNPAFELELLFEDAHLVAVNKPPHLPSHPLRSDERDTVVNFLLARFPEMLDVGYRPREGGLVHRLDGGTSGLMLAARTRPAFEALRLQLRSSELDKRYLALCAGELSAPIELRHRLLVAHRRKVVVQKRCSSGGVWVRSWILRRSLFDSRTALGPLSLLWLKAPRAVRHQLRAQLAAIGHPIVGDRLYQGPELAPLDRHFLHASEIRFRHPVSARPLRLRAPLSDDLRSCLAGIAP, from the coding sequence ATGGCCCGTAACGACCAGCCGGGGGGCGATCAAGCGAGCAGCCTGACCGTTGCCCGCGATCAGGCGGGTCTTCGGCTCGATGTCTTCATCCGGGAGCGCTTCCCCGGCTGCGGCCGTAGCCGGGCGCGGGCGCTGCTCAGACAGGGAGCCGTGCTGCTCAACGATCGCAGGGCAACCGCCGGCCAGCGCCTCGAGGCGGGCGACCGTGTGAACTTCAGGCGAGCACCCGAACAAACCGCTTTCGAGCCTCAGGTCAACCCGGCGTTCGAGCTCGAGCTGCTCTTCGAGGACGCGCACCTGGTTGCCGTAAACAAGCCGCCTCACCTGCCGAGCCATCCACTGCGGTCGGACGAGCGGGACACCGTGGTCAACTTCCTGCTCGCGCGCTTTCCGGAAATGCTGGATGTGGGCTACCGGCCGCGCGAAGGGGGGCTAGTGCACCGGCTTGACGGGGGCACGTCGGGACTGATGCTGGCCGCGCGCACTCGCCCTGCGTTCGAGGCACTGCGGCTGCAGCTTCGCAGCTCAGAGCTCGACAAGCGCTACTTGGCGTTGTGTGCCGGCGAGCTTTCGGCTCCGATCGAGCTCAGGCACCGCTTGCTCGTGGCTCATCGGCGCAAGGTGGTTGTGCAAAAAAGATGCAGCTCGGGCGGAGTTTGGGTACGCAGCTGGATCCTCCGAAGGTCGCTTTTTGATTCGCGGACCGCTCTCGGCCCCCTGTCGCTGCTATGGTTGAAAGCGCCCCGCGCGGTTCGTCACCAACTGCGCGCTCAACTGGCCGCCATCGGTCATCCGATCGTGGGCGACCGCCTGTACCAAGGACCCGAGCTTGCTCCCCTCGATCGCCATTTCTTGCACGCCAGTGAGATTCGCTTCCGACATCCGGTCAGCGCTAGACCGTTGCGGCTGCGCGCGCCGCTCAGCGACGATCTGCGGAGCTGTCTGGCCGGGATAGCTCCCTGA
- a CDS encoding protein-L-isoaspartate(D-aspartate) O-methyltransferase — MRIPATATAGSLRQSMVDQQLRRRGIADERVLRAMAAVPREAFVPTRLVTEAYADRALPIGHGQTISQPFIVARTCELASIAPEATVLELGSGSGYQAAVLGELCRHVVTIECIAELAARAARNLESIGQRRVQVVTGDGRQGYPALAPYAAIVVAAAAPAVPPALIEQLAQGGRLVMPVGARGLQSLIVMHKGEERLTETSYDPCVFVPLVGQD, encoded by the coding sequence ATGAGGATACCAGCGACAGCAACGGCGGGCTCTTTGCGCCAGAGCATGGTCGACCAGCAGCTACGGCGACGTGGCATCGCCGACGAACGTGTGCTTCGTGCCATGGCCGCCGTGCCGCGCGAAGCCTTCGTACCCACTCGGTTGGTCACCGAGGCGTACGCCGACCGCGCATTGCCCATCGGACATGGTCAGACCATCTCCCAGCCCTTCATTGTTGCGCGCACGTGCGAGCTCGCCAGCATTGCGCCTGAGGCCACAGTGCTCGAGCTCGGCAGCGGCTCGGGCTACCAGGCGGCTGTGCTGGGCGAGCTGTGCAGGCACGTGGTCACGATCGAGTGCATTGCCGAACTCGCTGCACGAGCGGCTCGCAATCTCGAGTCCATCGGCCAGCGGCGCGTTCAGGTCGTGACCGGCGACGGCCGGCAAGGCTATCCGGCGCTCGCTCCCTATGCTGCGATCGTGGTGGCAGCGGCCGCCCCCGCGGTGCCGCCAGCGCTCATCGAGCAGCTCGCCCAGGGCGGCCGCCTCGTCATGCCGGTCGGTGCGCGCGGCCTGCAGTCGCTCATTGTCATGCACAAGGGCGAAGAGCGGCTCACCGAGACGTCCTACGATCCGTGCGTGTTTGTTCCTCTGGTGGGCCAGGACTAG
- a CDS encoding AbrB/MazE/SpoVT family DNA-binding domain-containing protein, producing MKITSKGQVTIPFEVRERLGLLPNTEVEFVMERNAVRIVKVVPRRGRGRGGDAVARLKGRADVRMSTEAILALTRAKR from the coding sequence ATGAAGATTACGTCAAAGGGCCAGGTGACCATCCCGTTCGAAGTGCGTGAGAGGCTCGGTTTGCTTCCGAATACAGAGGTAGAGTTCGTGATGGAGCGGAACGCGGTGCGCATCGTCAAGGTCGTGCCCCGACGAGGACGCGGTCGGGGGGGGGACGCCGTTGCTCGCCTGAAGGGACGAGCGGACGTTCGCATGAGCACAGAAGCGATCCTCGCCCTCACGCGCGCGAAGCGATGA
- a CDS encoding type II toxin-antitoxin system VapC family toxin: protein MTRVLVDSNVILDVATNDPDWSDWSANALESVANRSSLAINALIYAEVSIAFSRIEDLEQALPSALYHRAVLPYEAAFLAGKAFVKYRRRGGVRTAPLPDFYIGAHAAVAGFRLLTRDTKRYRTYFPSVELIGPEPE, encoded by the coding sequence ATGACCCGTGTTCTCGTCGACAGCAACGTCATTCTGGATGTAGCGACAAATGACCCCGACTGGTCCGACTGGTCAGCGAACGCGCTCGAATCTGTAGCGAATCGATCGTCCCTCGCGATCAATGCTCTGATATACGCGGAGGTCTCGATCGCCTTCAGCCGTATCGAGGATCTGGAGCAAGCGCTCCCGTCAGCGCTGTATCACCGCGCAGTGCTTCCGTATGAAGCCGCCTTTCTTGCGGGTAAGGCCTTTGTTAAGTACCGGCGCAGGGGTGGTGTACGCACAGCTCCGCTTCCCGACTTCTACATCGGAGCACACGCCGCGGTTGCTGGCTTTCGGCTGCTGACAAGGGACACCAAGCGTTACAGGACGTACTTCCCGTCAGTCGAGCTTATCGGCCCGGAGCCGGAGTAG
- a CDS encoding DUF3570 domain-containing protein, translating to MVLLLSSVTAAAQADQGTGSWSGYLEPRARYYWDRSTRVVVPTLYGHVQTPGGLEFGATGLVDVITSASISAGLLVDRRFTEWRKEGGLYVGYEADLGEAQLKTTVSGRISQEPDYVSRSAGAAVQLSLNERNSVLHLALTVLPQDEVGRVLRGFNVVSEQQRRILRGASTLLGWDQVVSPTMVASFSYTFGYLTGFLANRYRSVRTNDSPPVPEQHPGRRLRHNLQARLAWYHPDTQIAVHAMYRAYLDSWKLAALTPELRVFKEVGDDLVLRWRYRYYRQSGAIFFKENQPYSQQIDIYFSADPKMGAFSSHEAGAQIRMRLFFLEDSLFGFASRAWADLSFDYAWRTYTVTRFDPRYGKAMIGMAGLRLPF from the coding sequence ATGGTGTTGTTGCTGTCGAGCGTGACAGCAGCGGCGCAAGCCGACCAGGGCACCGGGAGCTGGTCGGGCTACCTCGAGCCGCGCGCCCGCTACTACTGGGATCGATCCACTCGAGTCGTCGTGCCCACACTCTACGGGCACGTCCAGACTCCCGGAGGGCTCGAGTTCGGCGCCACGGGCTTGGTGGACGTGATCACCAGCGCGAGCATCTCAGCCGGATTGCTGGTCGATCGCCGCTTTACCGAGTGGCGCAAAGAAGGGGGACTGTACGTCGGCTACGAAGCGGATCTGGGCGAAGCTCAGCTCAAAACAACGGTGTCGGGTCGCATCAGCCAGGAGCCGGACTACGTGTCACGCAGCGCGGGAGCCGCCGTGCAGCTGTCGCTGAACGAGCGCAACAGCGTGCTGCACCTGGCGCTCACCGTGCTGCCGCAGGACGAAGTGGGCAGGGTGCTGCGCGGCTTCAACGTGGTATCGGAACAGCAGCGCCGTATCCTGCGGGGCGCGAGCACGCTGCTCGGTTGGGACCAGGTCGTCTCCCCCACCATGGTGGCCTCGTTTTCCTACACGTTTGGATATCTCACCGGGTTTTTGGCGAACCGCTATCGCTCGGTTCGCACCAACGATTCGCCCCCCGTACCCGAGCAGCACCCGGGCCGGCGCCTGCGGCACAACCTGCAGGCACGACTGGCGTGGTACCACCCGGACACACAGATCGCCGTGCATGCCATGTATCGCGCCTACCTGGACTCGTGGAAGCTGGCCGCGCTGACGCCCGAGCTGCGGGTCTTCAAGGAAGTGGGTGACGACCTGGTGCTGCGCTGGCGCTATCGCTACTATCGTCAATCGGGTGCGATCTTCTTCAAGGAGAATCAGCCCTATTCGCAGCAGATCGACATCTACTTCAGCGCGGACCCCAAAATGGGGGCGTTCTCCAGCCACGAAGCGGGCGCGCAGATTCGGATGCGTTTGTTCTTCCTCGAGGACAGCCTGTTCGGCTTCGCCAGCAGGGCATGGGCCGACCTGAGCTTCGACTACGCATGGCGCACCTACACGGTAACGCGCTTCGATCCTCGCTACGGCAAAGCCATGATCGGAATGGCCGGCCTGCGCCTACCGTTCTAG
- a CDS encoding DUF4266 domain-containing protein — translation MRIKEAPRNSRSDRAQPPKLLLVTVCLAGFAAGCVHVAPYEREYLARPSMDLEREGPQETFRGHIYDSREGAVGSSSSTGGGCGCN, via the coding sequence ATGAGGATTAAAGAGGCTCCGAGAAACAGCCGCTCCGACCGGGCGCAGCCTCCTAAGCTTCTGCTGGTCACGGTGTGCCTGGCCGGCTTCGCTGCGGGCTGCGTTCACGTGGCACCCTACGAACGCGAGTACCTCGCCCGGCCCAGCATGGATCTCGAGCGTGAGGGACCCCAGGAGACGTTCCGGGGCCATATCTACGATTCGCGCGAAGGAGCCGTCGGAAGCAGCAGCAGCACGGGTGGCGGTTGTGGCTGCAACTAG
- the uvrB gene encoding excinuclease ABC subunit UvrB, producing the protein MPEAAQRFELLSDLSPRGDQPQAIEQLCQSLTQGQQHQVLLGITGSGKTFTVAQLIQQLQRPALIIAPNKTLAAQLYSEMKSFFPRNAVEYFVSYYDYYQPEAYLPTTDTYIEKDAIINDRIDRMRHSATRSLLSRRDVIIVASVSCIYGMGSAEAYQGMIVTIKRGEELLRDELLRRLVDIQYQRNDVDFHRGTFRVRGDVVEIFPAYEEDLGVRIEYWGDEIERISEIEPLRGKVVRELERYGVYPGSHYVTPEDQRRRAIESIRAELRVQLPKLAQEGKLLERQRLEQRTLYDLEMLEQMGFCHGIENYSRHLSGRSAGEPPPTLLDYLPEDHLLVLDESHQTVPQLGAMFRGDRSRKQTLVNFGFRLPSALDNRPLRFEEFEQRASQRIYVSATPGDYELDKTGGVVIEQVVRPTGLMDPKVTVKPVSNQVDDLLHEIRLRAERDERVLVTTLTKRMAEDLTEYYAELGVRVRYLHSDIDTLERVEILRDLRSGKFDVLVGINLLREGLDLPEVSLVAILDADKEGFLRSPRSLIQTIGRAARNVHGQVIMYADRLTRAMQQAIDETERRREIQAQYNHQHGITPRSVRKALPDMATDALEQDYLPVPKGDAPEDDAHSESLPLLIERLRSEMLIAADQLEFERAGELRDRITNLQGGAQQPGNTRQGRQRRAFRRARR; encoded by the coding sequence ATGCCCGAAGCGGCGCAACGATTCGAGCTACTGAGCGACCTGTCGCCGCGCGGTGATCAACCGCAGGCGATCGAGCAGTTGTGCCAGAGCCTGACGCAGGGGCAGCAGCATCAGGTGCTGCTGGGCATCACGGGCAGCGGCAAGACGTTCACCGTCGCCCAGCTGATCCAGCAGTTGCAGCGCCCCGCGTTGATCATCGCGCCCAACAAGACGCTCGCCGCGCAGCTCTACTCGGAGATGAAAAGCTTCTTCCCGCGCAACGCGGTGGAGTACTTCGTCAGCTACTACGACTACTATCAGCCCGAAGCCTACCTTCCCACCACCGATACCTACATCGAAAAGGATGCGATCATCAACGACCGCATCGACCGCATGCGACACAGCGCTACCCGATCGCTGTTGTCGCGCCGCGACGTGATTATCGTCGCCAGCGTGTCGTGCATCTACGGCATGGGCTCGGCGGAAGCCTATCAAGGCATGATCGTCACCATCAAGCGAGGCGAAGAGCTGCTGCGCGACGAGCTGCTGCGGCGGCTGGTCGACATCCAGTACCAACGCAACGACGTCGACTTTCACCGGGGTACCTTCCGTGTCCGAGGTGACGTGGTCGAGATCTTTCCTGCCTACGAAGAAGACCTGGGCGTACGGATCGAGTACTGGGGCGACGAGATCGAGCGCATCAGCGAGATCGAGCCGCTGCGGGGCAAGGTCGTGCGTGAGCTCGAGCGCTACGGCGTCTATCCGGGGTCGCACTACGTCACGCCCGAGGATCAGCGCCGGCGGGCGATCGAGTCCATCCGCGCGGAACTGCGCGTGCAGCTGCCCAAGCTCGCACAAGAGGGCAAGCTGCTCGAACGGCAGCGTCTCGAGCAGCGAACACTGTACGACCTGGAGATGCTGGAACAGATGGGATTCTGCCACGGCATCGAGAACTACTCGAGGCATCTTTCGGGTCGCTCCGCGGGCGAGCCTCCACCGACCCTGCTCGACTACCTGCCAGAGGATCATCTGCTCGTGCTCGACGAGTCGCATCAGACCGTCCCGCAGCTCGGCGCGATGTTCCGTGGGGACCGCTCGCGCAAACAAACCCTCGTGAACTTCGGCTTTCGCCTGCCGAGCGCGCTCGACAACCGGCCGCTCCGGTTCGAGGAGTTCGAGCAGCGGGCCAGCCAGCGTATCTACGTGAGCGCGACGCCTGGCGACTACGAGCTCGACAAGACGGGCGGTGTCGTGATCGAACAGGTCGTGCGACCCACCGGCCTGATGGACCCGAAGGTCACGGTCAAGCCTGTCAGCAACCAGGTCGACGATCTGCTGCACGAGATCCGACTGCGCGCCGAGCGCGATGAACGCGTGCTCGTCACCACGCTGACCAAACGCATGGCCGAAGATCTTACGGAGTACTACGCGGAGTTGGGCGTGCGGGTGCGCTACCTGCATAGCGACATCGACACCTTGGAGCGTGTGGAAATCCTGCGGGATCTTCGCTCCGGCAAGTTCGATGTGCTGGTGGGAATCAACCTGCTTCGAGAGGGGCTGGACTTGCCTGAAGTATCGCTGGTGGCGATTTTGGACGCCGACAAGGAAGGGTTCCTGCGCTCGCCGCGCTCGCTGATTCAGACCATCGGCCGGGCGGCGCGCAACGTACACGGACAAGTCATCATGTACGCCGATCGTCTTACGCGGGCCATGCAGCAAGCCATCGACGAAACGGAGCGCCGCCGCGAGATCCAGGCGCAGTACAATCACCAGCACGGCATTACGCCTCGCAGCGTGCGCAAGGCGTTGCCGGACATGGCGACCGACGCCCTCGAACAAGACTATCTGCCCGTGCCCAAAGGGGACGCACCCGAGGACGACGCGCACTCGGAGTCGCTCCCGCTGCTGATCGAACGGCTGCGGAGCGAAATGCTGATTGCGGCAGATCAACTCGAGTTCGAGAGGGCGGGGGAGCTGAGGGACCGCATCACCAACCTGCAGGGCGGAGCCCAGCAACCTGGAAACACGCGCCAAGGGCGTCAGAGACGCGCTTTTCGGCGGGCTCGCCGCTGA
- a CDS encoding ABC transporter ATP-binding protein yields MTRASRAPCSMAGDSVLEVRDLHKTFRIGFFRKPVHAVRGISFSVRRGQIFGFLGPNGAGKTTTIKMALRLIHPPRGSIRLFGSEGASREARARLGYLPENPYVYEYLRPLEFLDLCGRLVGLQERERKARSTKQLEDVGLSDAVDRPIGRFSKGMMQRIGLAQALLHDPEMLILDEPFSGLDPVGRKHVRDVLLDQRRRGKTLIFTSHILSDVEMLCDEVTILNQGLVSATGSLSTLLRPEVRHVEVELANVTAACRAQLERQAMQISDLEGSLVVTIEGDAAVPEVVRSALDHQATLIAVTPKRETLEDLFVRKAVNQDSGP; encoded by the coding sequence ATGACGCGTGCCAGCCGCGCACCCTGCTCCATGGCTGGCGACAGCGTGCTCGAGGTCCGTGACCTGCACAAGACGTTCCGCATCGGCTTTTTTCGCAAGCCGGTGCATGCGGTCAGGGGCATTAGCTTCAGCGTGCGGCGGGGCCAGATCTTCGGCTTTCTGGGACCGAACGGCGCAGGAAAGACCACGACGATCAAGATGGCACTGCGCCTGATCCATCCCCCCCGGGGCAGCATCCGGCTGTTCGGCTCGGAGGGCGCCAGCCGCGAGGCGCGCGCGCGACTGGGCTACCTGCCCGAAAACCCCTATGTCTACGAGTATTTGCGTCCGCTCGAGTTTCTGGACCTGTGCGGCCGGCTGGTGGGGCTCCAAGAACGCGAACGCAAGGCGCGCAGCACGAAGCAGCTCGAAGACGTGGGGCTTTCGGACGCCGTCGATCGACCGATCGGTCGCTTCTCCAAAGGCATGATGCAACGCATCGGCCTGGCGCAGGCGCTGCTGCACGATCCCGAGATGCTGATCCTGGACGAACCGTTCAGCGGGCTCGATCCCGTAGGGCGCAAGCACGTGCGCGATGTGCTGCTGGATCAACGCAGGCGCGGCAAGACCTTGATCTTCACGAGTCACATCCTGAGCGATGTCGAGATGCTCTGCGATGAGGTGACGATTCTGAATCAAGGCCTCGTCAGTGCAACGGGGTCGCTTTCCACGCTCCTGCGACCCGAGGTGCGCCACGTCGAGGTCGAGCTTGCGAACGTGACCGCGGCGTGCCGCGCGCAGCTCGAACGGCAAGCCATGCAGATCAGCGACTTGGAGGGCAGCCTGGTAGTCACGATCGAAGGCGATGCAGCAGTGCCTGAAGTCGTCCGCAGCGCGCTCGACCATCAGGCTACCTTGATCGCGGTGACGCCGAAGCGCGAGACCCTCGAGGACCTCTTCGTGCGCAAGGCGGTCAACCAGGATTCGGGCCCTTAG